A window of the Carassius carassius chromosome 36, fCarCar2.1, whole genome shotgun sequence genome harbors these coding sequences:
- the LOC132116518 gene encoding olfactory receptor 8G17-like, translated as MDNLTLRHSILLLEGLKVTPQSSYPVFVLLLLAYIFTIISNIGLIVLISTEKNLHHPMHFLFCNLPLNDILGTTVILPRLMQDILKETSERYITYVECVIQAYFVHVFIAACHYVLMLGLTVRLSHCRSKIENPFCDNASLFKLSCESVVINNVYGIIYTVAVLCFSSVSIFLTYVKIAAVCKSSKSQALNSKAIKTCSTHLAVYLVMFFSGAIMTFLHRFPEYSDSRKLASIMFHIVPPGLNPLVYGLQTKEIRQKMATFWWRKKVISL; from the exons ATGGACAACCTGACCCTTAGACACAGCATTCTCCTCTTAGAGGGACTGAAAGTTACACCTCAATCTTCATATCCAGTTTTTGTCCTGCTTCTCTTGGCTTATATCTTTACAATAATATCCAACATTGGACTTATAGTTCTGATCTCAACAGAGAAGAATCTACATCATCCTATGCACTTTCTGTTCTGTAACTTGCCGTTGAATGATATATTAGGGACTACTGTCATTTTGCCACGTTTAATGCAAGACATTTTAAAGGAAACCTCAGAGCGCTATATCACATACGTGGAGTGTGTTATTCAAGCATATTTTGTACATGTATTCATAGCTGCATGTCACTATGTGC TTATGTTAGGACTCACTGTGAGGTTATCTCACTGCAGATCTAAAATTGAAAACCCTTTCTGTGACAATGCCTCACTGTTTAAACTGTCCTGTGAAAGTGTTGTCATAAATAATGTGTATGGAATTATTTACACTGTGGCTGTACTCTGCTTTTCATCGGTATCTATATTTTTAACATATGTCAAGATTGCTGCTGTATGCAAAAGTAGCAAAAGCCAAGCACTGAACAGCAAAGCTATAAAAACCTGCAGTACACATTTAGCTGTTTATTTAGTCATGTTTTTTTCTGGTGCTATCATGACGTTTCTCCATCGTTTCCCTGAATACTCTGACAGCAGGAAACTAGCCAGTATAATGTTTCACATTGTACCACCAGGATTAAATCCCTTAGTATATGGTTTACAAACCAAAGAGATAAGACAAAAAATGGCTACCTTTTGGtggagaaaaaaagtaatttctttgtaa